In Meleagris gallopavo isolate NT-WF06-2002-E0010 breed Aviagen turkey brand Nicholas breeding stock chromosome 3, Turkey_5.1, whole genome shotgun sequence, one DNA window encodes the following:
- the FAM210A gene encoding protein FAM210A: protein MQRSVLHTASQLAHGICLLFPRTGAFHGLKGPLVSSNVGCKVILALDPPKRCLHTGAALFASKSSAVSSQPANTPRKVAEEKEPLTSAAEVPKQSPVESDASDPDPLQDKSISLAQRFKKTFKQYGKVMIPVHLVTSTVWFGSFYYAAIKGVNVVPFLELIGLPDSIVDILKNSQSGNALTAYALYKIATPARYTVTLGGTSFTVKYLRKSGYMSTPPPVKEYLQDRMEETKDKITEKMEETKDKITGKMEETKDKITEKIQETKDKVSFKKIKD, encoded by the exons ATGCAAAGGAGTGTGTTACATACTGCTTCTCAGCTGGCCCATGGGATATGTTTGTTGTTTCCTCGCACTGGTGCCTTTCATGGCTTAAAAGGACCATTGGTGTCATCTAATGTTGGATGCAAAGTGATTTTGGCACTGGACCCTCCTAAACGATGTCTTCACACAGGTGCAGCACTCTTTGCCTCAAAGAGCAGTGCTGTTTCATCACAACCAGCAAACACCCCTAGAAAAgtagcagaagagaaagaaccTTTGACTTCAGCCGCTGAAGTACCCAAGCAGAGCCCTGTAGAGTCAGATGCTTCAGATCCTGATCcgttacaagacaaatcaattAGTCTTGCTCAAAGATTCAAGAAAACTTTTAAACAGTATGGAAAAGTCATGATTCCCGTTCATCTTGTGACTTCTACTGTGTGGTTTGGATCCTTTTACTATGCAGCCATTAA AGGAGTGAATGTTGTTCCATTCCTAGAGTTGATTGGCTTACCAGACAGCATAGTAGACATCCTGAAAAATTCCCAGAGTGGAAATGCACTAACTGCATATGCATTGTATAAA atTGCAACTCCTGCCCGATATACTGTGACTCTGGGAGGAACATCCTTCACTGTTAAATATCTTCGTAAGAGTGGCTACATGTCCACACCACCACCAGTAAAGGAATATCTACAAGATAGGATGGAGGAAACAAAGGATAAAATCACGGAGAAAATGGAGGAAACAAAGGATAAAATCACGGGGAAAATGGAGGAAACAAAggataaaatcacagaaaagatTCAAGAAACCAAAGATAAAGTTTcgtttaaaaaaataaaggactaA